In one Nocardia tengchongensis genomic region, the following are encoded:
- a CDS encoding DUF4239 domain-containing protein gives MPGILLQLGVLVAFAVIAVGIFVVGDRVRPASWRHSDDSGAGSMTLDMVNMFFAAIVAFVVVILWQQYDTSHAHTVSEGKALVNVYETANGMPEPDRKQIQALVTAYTREVIGEEWKTMDEQRRLSPAAQATLDDLRDAVNAAPAADADAKATQDKATTAVEAITDARYDRGLDAGYRLPGFLYVALWFATAMLLFGTVFSGVVVTKRSVLMTGLFGLVIGAVIVAVYQLDRPFSGGNHVAKDAYELALARFQHIAAEAPAASGSPR, from the coding sequence ATGCCGGGAATTCTGTTGCAGCTGGGGGTTTTGGTCGCATTCGCGGTTATCGCGGTGGGCATCTTCGTGGTCGGGGATCGGGTGCGGCCGGCGTCGTGGCGGCACAGTGACGATTCCGGCGCGGGCTCCATGACGCTGGACATGGTCAACATGTTCTTCGCCGCCATCGTGGCGTTCGTGGTGGTGATCCTGTGGCAGCAGTACGACACCTCGCACGCGCACACGGTGTCGGAGGGCAAGGCGCTGGTGAACGTCTACGAGACCGCGAACGGCATGCCCGAGCCGGACCGCAAGCAGATCCAGGCCCTCGTGACCGCCTACACCCGCGAGGTGATCGGCGAGGAGTGGAAGACCATGGACGAGCAGCGGCGGCTGAGCCCGGCCGCGCAGGCCACCCTGGATGATCTGCGGGACGCGGTGAACGCCGCGCCCGCCGCCGACGCGGACGCCAAGGCCACCCAGGACAAGGCCACCACCGCCGTGGAGGCGATCACCGACGCCCGCTACGACCGCGGCCTGGACGCCGGGTACCGACTGCCCGGATTCCTGTATGTCGCACTGTGGTTCGCGACCGCCATGCTGCTGTTCGGCACCGTGTTCTCCGGCGTCGTGGTCACCAAGCGCAGCGTCCTCATGACCGGGTTGTTCGGCCTGGTGATCGGGGCGGTCATCGTGGCCGTCTATCAACTCGATCGACCGTTCTCGGGCGGCAATCACGTCGCCAAGGACGCCTACGAACTCGCGCTCGCCCGCTTCCAGCACATCGCCGCGGAAGCGCCCGCGGCAAGCGGCAGTCCCCGCTGA
- a CDS encoding adenosylcobinamide-GDP ribazoletransferase yields MTGLRLAVSWLTVLPLRGPEQVDRSVAARAIAWAPVVGVLLGGGAAGLLWGLGQLGAAWLLAGFVVVAGLGLITRGMHIDGLADTIDGLGSYGAPERAREIMKSGGAGPFGVAALVFALGIQAVSLGALAEAGRWLAVVVAVAVGRVAVVLACRRGIEAAPGAGFGALVAGTQPPVTGYAWGVIACLAAVFATSNPWQGPLAVLLALAAATVLVRHCVRRFGGLNGDVLGAALELSVTIAAAVLSFAR; encoded by the coding sequence GTGACCGGGCTGCGGTTGGCGGTCTCGTGGCTGACGGTGTTGCCGCTTCGCGGGCCGGAACAAGTGGACCGGTCGGTTGCGGCGCGGGCGATCGCCTGGGCCCCGGTGGTCGGGGTACTGCTCGGAGGCGGGGCCGCCGGATTGTTATGGGGGCTGGGACAGTTGGGGGCCGCGTGGCTGCTGGCCGGATTCGTGGTGGTGGCCGGGCTGGGGTTGATCACGCGGGGGATGCATATCGACGGGCTGGCCGACACCATTGACGGGCTCGGGAGTTATGGGGCGCCGGAGCGGGCTCGCGAGATCATGAAGAGCGGCGGGGCGGGGCCGTTCGGAGTGGCGGCGCTGGTGTTCGCGCTTGGGATTCAGGCGGTTTCGCTGGGGGCGCTCGCGGAGGCCGGCCGGTGGCTCGCCGTGGTGGTGGCGGTCGCGGTCGGGCGGGTCGCGGTGGTGCTGGCGTGCCGGCGGGGGATCGAGGCGGCTCCGGGGGCTGGGTTCGGGGCGCTGGTGGCGGGGACGCAGCCACCTGTCACGGGTTACGCCTGGGGTGTGATCGCCTGCCTGGCAGCGGTATTCGCCACGAGCAATCCGTGGCAGGGCCCGTTGGCGGTGCTGCTGGCGCTGGCCGCGGCGACGGTGCTGGTCCGGCATTGCGTGCGGCGGTTCGGGGGTCTCAACGGTGACGTGCTCGGCGCCGCACTGGAATTGAGCGTCACGATCGCGGCAGCGGTGCTGTCCTTCGCTCGCTGA
- a CDS encoding cytochrome c oxidase subunit 4, translated as MKVEARIFELLTVFFVIVAVIYGYFTGQSRTGVEWAGTTAIVLTGGLALIVATYFRFVARRLDLRPEDYEEAEIVDGAGDLGFFSPGSFWPILLAAAGSVTALGLAFFQFWLIGIGVVCVLSAVAGLVFEYHLGPEKH; from the coding sequence ATGAAGGTCGAAGCTCGCATCTTCGAACTGCTCACGGTCTTCTTCGTGATCGTGGCAGTGATCTACGGCTACTTCACCGGCCAGTCGCGCACCGGCGTCGAGTGGGCGGGCACCACCGCCATCGTGCTGACCGGTGGTCTGGCTCTGATCGTGGCCACCTACTTCCGCTTCGTCGCCCGTCGTCTGGACCTGCGTCCCGAGGACTACGAGGAGGCCGAGATCGTGGACGGCGCCGGCGACCTGGGCTTCTTCTCGCCCGGCTCGTTCTGGCCCATCCTGCTGGCGGCCGCGGGTTCGGTCACCGCGCTGGGCCTGGCGTTCTTCCAGTTCTGGCTGATCGGCATCGGCGTGGTCTGCGTGCTGTCCGCCGTTGCGGGTCTGGTGTTCGAGTACCACCTCGGCCCGGAAAAGCACTGA
- the cobT gene encoding nicotinate-nucleotide--dimethylbenzimidazole phosphoribosyltransferase, which translates to MSHTAQTTDRPLRTLVLGGARSGKSAYAEQLVASEAVRYVATAVADPADADFAERIAAHRARRPADWTVVEGDPVAALAEPAPATLIDDLGTWLTGRIDARAAWESPRGIVGPDIDALVTAVAGYSQRLIIVSPEVGFGVIPATASGRLFRDELGTLNQRLADVCDEVFLVVAGQPVRVKPDRASASAAALTDAATPNAPLTAATSAAGADLTATQAVSAAGATATAGAVADAVSEPPLSAAAGDGAGPVLTKPVRISFGPVSGPDPIVWAAAEERQAQLTKPAGALGRLEKLANWVSACQGVCPPKQFERARVVVFAGDHGVARHGVSAYPSEVTAQMVANFLHGGAAVNVLARLADASVRVADIAVDGDTAPEISRHKVRRSSGSIDREDALSEAEVQAALAAGATIADEEIDSGADLLIAGDMGIGNTTPATVLIAAVTDTEPVVAVGRGTGVDDAGWIRKTAAIRDAMWRARPVVKDPVALLRTASGADLAAMAGFLARAAARRTPVILDGVVVTAAAVVADQLAPGARAWWVAGHRSSEPSHTIALKRLDLEPLVEMNMRLGEGSGAVAALPLLRAAVATLGEMATFAEAGVSTADAAADAEPAGA; encoded by the coding sequence GTGTCGCACACTGCTCAGACAACCGATCGGCCGTTGCGGACCCTGGTGCTCGGAGGCGCCCGGTCCGGCAAGTCGGCCTACGCGGAACAGTTGGTCGCGTCGGAGGCGGTGCGGTACGTAGCCACCGCCGTGGCCGACCCGGCCGACGCCGACTTCGCCGAACGCATTGCGGCGCATCGGGCCCGGCGGCCCGCGGACTGGACCGTCGTGGAGGGCGACCCCGTCGCCGCCCTGGCCGAACCCGCCCCCGCCACCCTGATCGACGACCTCGGCACCTGGCTGACCGGGCGCATCGACGCCCGCGCCGCCTGGGAATCGCCGCGCGGCATCGTGGGACCCGACATCGACGCGCTCGTCACCGCCGTCGCGGGCTACTCCCAGCGCCTGATCATCGTCAGCCCCGAGGTCGGTTTCGGCGTCATCCCCGCGACCGCCTCCGGTCGCCTGTTCCGCGATGAGCTCGGCACCCTGAACCAGCGTCTCGCCGACGTCTGCGACGAGGTCTTCCTGGTGGTCGCGGGCCAGCCGGTCCGGGTCAAGCCCGACCGCGCCTCGGCCTCCGCCGCTGCCCTGACGGATGCAGCGACCCCGAATGCGCCACTCACAGCGGCGACTTCGGCCGCCGGCGCGGACCTGACTGCCACGCAGGCGGTTTCGGCAGCCGGTGCCACCGCTACTGCGGGGGCCGTCGCTGACGCGGTGTCGGAACCTCCGTTGAGCGCTGCGGCCGGCGATGGCGCCGGCCCGGTACTCACCAAGCCCGTGCGGATTTCGTTCGGCCCGGTGTCGGGCCCCGACCCGATCGTGTGGGCGGCCGCCGAGGAGCGGCAGGCGCAATTGACCAAGCCCGCAGGGGCTTTGGGCCGGTTGGAGAAGCTGGCCAACTGGGTGTCCGCGTGCCAGGGCGTGTGTCCCCCCAAGCAGTTCGAGCGTGCCCGCGTAGTGGTGTTCGCGGGCGACCACGGGGTGGCGCGGCACGGTGTGTCGGCCTATCCGAGCGAGGTGACCGCGCAGATGGTCGCCAACTTCCTGCACGGCGGCGCGGCGGTGAATGTGCTGGCGCGCTTGGCCGATGCCAGTGTGCGGGTGGCCGATATCGCCGTGGACGGGGATACCGCGCCGGAGATCTCGCGCCACAAGGTGCGCCGCTCCAGCGGGTCCATCGACCGCGAGGACGCGTTGAGCGAGGCCGAGGTGCAGGCGGCGCTGGCCGCCGGCGCGACCATCGCCGACGAGGAAATCGATTCCGGCGCGGACCTTCTCATCGCCGGTGACATGGGCATCGGCAACACCACGCCCGCCACCGTGCTGATCGCGGCCGTCACCGACACCGAACCGGTGGTGGCGGTCGGCCGCGGCACCGGCGTCGACGACGCGGGCTGGATTCGCAAGACCGCCGCCATCCGTGACGCCATGTGGCGGGCCCGCCCCGTGGTCAAGGACCCGGTTGCCTTGCTGCGCACCGCCTCCGGCGCGGATCTGGCCGCCATGGCGGGCTTCCTGGCCCGCGCCGCGGCCCGCCGCACCCCGGTCATCCTCGACGGCGTCGTGGTCACCGCGGCCGCGGTGGTCGCCGACCAGCTCGCGCCGGGCGCCCGCGCCTGGTGGGTGGCGGGCCACCGCTCGAGCGAGCCGTCCCACACCATCGCCCTCAAGCGTCTCGACCTCGAGCCGCTGGTCGAGATGAATATGCGCCTGGGCGAGGGCTCGGGCGCGGTCGCGGCCCTCCCGCTGCTCCGCGCCGCCGTCGCCACCCTCGGCGAGATGGCCACCTTCGCCGAGGCCGGTGTCAGCACCGCCGACGCGGCCGCGGATGCCGAACCCGCCGGTGCCTAG
- the asnB gene encoding asparagine synthase (glutamine-hydrolyzing) — translation MCGLLGFLTATTGTTPDGRTVETTAAQVYEALHCQRHRGPDERGTWNDERMIFGFNRLSIIDIEHSHQPLRWGPPENPERYAMTFNGEIYNYLELRAELKEAHGAEYGDEPMFRTEGDGEAIMAAFHYWGTKAPARLRGMFAFAIWDTELNKLFLARDPFGIKPLFIATGAGGTAFSSEKKSLLGLLPALELTDALDPRALEHYTVLQYVPEAETLHKDIRRLESGCYAWVEPGAAPRVTRYFNPQFRVQKFAAGSEAKRYKEIAEALEDSVAKHMRADVTVGAFLSGGIDSTAIAALAIRHNPNLLTFTSAFERQGYSEADVAAETAEAIGAKHYIRMVSPEEYAASIPEIVWYLDEPVADPALVPLYFVAKEARKHVKVVLSGEGSDELFGGYTIYREPLSLKPFDYLPKGARKLLGKVSDRIPEGTRGKSLLHRGSLTLEERYYGNARSFNDAQLRSVLREFRPEWTHQDVTAPIYATQGRDWDPVARMQHLDLFTWLRGDILVKADKMTMANSLELRVPFLDPEVFKVAEKIPFEQKITKETTKYALRRSLTDIVPPHVLNRAKLGFPVPLRHWLRGPELYDWARAQITDSGTDHLLNKQAILAMLDAHRTGPVDHSRRLWTLIVFMIWHGIFVENRIKPEIQEPTYPVNL, via the coding sequence GTGTGTGGTCTGCTCGGATTTCTGACAGCAACTACGGGCACTACTCCGGATGGGCGGACGGTCGAGACCACCGCGGCACAGGTGTACGAGGCGCTGCACTGCCAGCGCCATCGCGGCCCCGACGAGCGCGGCACCTGGAACGACGAACGCATGATCTTCGGCTTCAACCGCCTGTCGATCATCGATATCGAGCACTCGCACCAGCCGCTGCGCTGGGGTCCGCCGGAGAACCCCGAGCGCTACGCCATGACCTTCAACGGCGAGATCTACAACTACCTCGAACTGCGCGCCGAACTGAAGGAAGCGCACGGCGCCGAATACGGCGATGAGCCGATGTTCCGCACCGAGGGCGACGGCGAGGCCATCATGGCCGCCTTCCACTACTGGGGCACCAAGGCCCCCGCCCGGCTGCGCGGCATGTTCGCCTTCGCCATCTGGGACACCGAGCTGAACAAGCTGTTCCTGGCGCGCGACCCGTTCGGCATCAAGCCGCTGTTCATCGCCACCGGTGCGGGCGGCACCGCGTTCTCCAGCGAGAAGAAGAGCCTGCTGGGCCTGCTGCCGGCGCTGGAGTTGACCGACGCGCTCGACCCGCGCGCACTCGAGCACTACACCGTGCTGCAGTACGTGCCCGAGGCCGAGACGCTGCACAAGGACATCCGCCGGCTCGAATCCGGCTGCTACGCCTGGGTCGAGCCGGGCGCGGCCCCGCGGGTGACCCGCTACTTCAACCCGCAGTTCCGGGTGCAGAAGTTCGCGGCCGGCTCGGAGGCCAAGCGCTACAAGGAGATCGCCGAGGCGCTCGAGGACTCCGTCGCCAAGCACATGCGCGCGGACGTCACCGTCGGCGCGTTCCTCTCCGGCGGCATCGACTCCACCGCCATCGCCGCGCTGGCCATCCGGCACAACCCGAACCTGCTGACCTTCACCTCGGCCTTCGAACGGCAGGGCTACTCGGAGGCCGACGTGGCCGCCGAGACCGCGGAAGCCATCGGCGCCAAGCACTACATCCGCATGGTCTCCCCCGAGGAGTACGCGGCCTCCATCCCCGAAATCGTCTGGTACCTCGACGAACCCGTCGCGGACCCGGCCCTGGTGCCGCTGTACTTCGTGGCCAAGGAAGCCCGCAAGCACGTCAAGGTGGTGCTCTCCGGCGAGGGCTCCGACGAGCTGTTCGGCGGCTACACCATCTACCGGGAACCGCTGTCGCTCAAGCCCTTCGACTACCTGCCCAAGGGTGCGCGCAAGCTGCTCGGCAAGGTGTCGGACCGGATTCCGGAAGGCACCCGCGGCAAGAGCCTGCTGCACCGCGGCTCGCTCACCCTGGAAGAGCGCTACTACGGCAACGCCCGCAGCTTCAACGACGCCCAGTTGCGTTCGGTGCTGCGGGAATTCCGGCCCGAATGGACGCATCAGGACGTCACCGCCCCCATCTACGCCACGCAGGGCCGCGACTGGGATCCGGTCGCCCGCATGCAGCACCTGGACCTGTTCACCTGGCTGCGCGGCGACATCCTGGTCAAGGCCGACAAGATGACCATGGCCAACTCCCTGGAACTGCGCGTGCCATTCCTGGACCCCGAGGTGTTCAAGGTCGCGGAGAAGATCCCGTTCGAGCAGAAGATCACCAAGGAAACCACCAAATACGCGCTGCGCCGGTCGCTCACCGACATCGTGCCGCCGCACGTGCTCAACCGCGCCAAGCTGGGCTTCCCGGTGCCGCTGCGGCACTGGCTGCGCGGCCCGGAGCTCTACGACTGGGCGCGCGCCCAGATCACCGACTCGGGCACCGACCACCTGCTGAACAAGCAGGCCATCCTGGCCATGCTCGACGCCCACCGGACCGGTCCGGTCGACCACAGCCGCCGGCTGTGGACGCTGATCGTGTTCATGATCTGGCACGGCATCTTCGTCGAGAACCGCATCAAGCCCGAGATCCAGGAGCCGACCTACCCGGTCAACCTCTGA
- a CDS encoding SDR family oxidoreductase, whose protein sequence is MSKKAFITGANKGIGYETARQLAARGMTVLIGARDPELGQAATDKLRAEGADAHFIQIDVADEESVARAAARIEKDFGALDVLVNNAAITGGLEGDGKASSGTLATLRHVYGTNVFGLVAVTNALLPLLRRAEAARIVNVSSEVGSLAGRTDPDSPLSQMPSAIPYTASKTTVNMVTVLYALELRDTPIKVNAANPGYTATDLNGHSGFRTPEQGAEPSVHLATLPADGPTGTFWGHVWGSDRYALLDW, encoded by the coding sequence ATGAGCAAAAAGGCATTCATCACCGGAGCCAACAAGGGCATCGGATACGAGACCGCACGGCAGCTGGCCGCGCGCGGCATGACCGTCCTGATCGGCGCGCGTGACCCCGAACTCGGGCAGGCCGCAACGGACAAACTGCGGGCCGAGGGCGCGGACGCGCACTTCATCCAGATCGACGTCGCCGACGAGGAATCCGTGGCCCGCGCCGCCGCCCGGATCGAAAAGGACTTCGGCGCGCTCGATGTGCTGGTCAACAACGCGGCCATCACCGGCGGCCTGGAAGGCGACGGCAAGGCGTCTTCAGGCACGCTGGCCACATTGCGCCACGTGTACGGCACCAATGTGTTCGGCCTGGTCGCGGTCACCAATGCGTTGCTGCCGCTGCTGCGGCGCGCGGAGGCGGCCCGAATCGTCAACGTGTCCAGCGAAGTCGGCTCCCTGGCGGGCCGCACGGATCCGGACAGCCCGCTGTCGCAGATGCCCTCGGCCATCCCCTACACCGCGTCCAAGACCACCGTGAACATGGTGACCGTCCTGTACGCGCTGGAGCTGCGGGACACCCCGATCAAGGTGAACGCCGCCAACCCCGGCTACACCGCGACGGATCTCAACGGCCACAGCGGTTTCCGCACCCCCGAACAGGGCGCGGAACCCAGCGTCCACCTCGCCACCCTGCCCGCTGACGGACCGACCGGCACCTTCTGGGGTCACGTGTGGGGTAGCGACCGGTACGCGCTGCTGGACTGGTGA
- a CDS encoding FAD-dependent oxidoreductase yields the protein MSTPVSTHPDEFLPRDTADVVRTVRDSRRSTKPLIIRGGERPDEEFGLPVQGSVLSMRKMNRVQVVDADARTVRVQAGARLSDIDRTLGAHGLGLPIVGDHRDITAGGFAAVGGLSAASHRFGMFADNVAELEYVDQDGRFGTCGRTHHAERFRKILGGGGRTGIITALTLEVTGVDKDRTWLTTDAHRFLDFDTWVEHSFREIQSPGDAMLQVGRWIDTAPLKVARPVGTGTVQLGTVRFGQWSSLHPTTPNLSLRARREVGARARKSLGAIAASAGGRAGMPVRNAAAGALMFAPKVLTLRDAEYLADTVISSSERGPAYRISLFAPMSNYARVFHGLHDLFSGHRERTGCFTVISAMTYGVRSRYLRELDGEDHGFITFTCRLRPAALPSELLRDIVSGIDEICVAERARRYDPTE from the coding sequence ATGAGCACGCCCGTCTCCACCCACCCCGACGAGTTTCTGCCCCGCGACACCGCGGATGTGGTTCGGACCGTTCGGGATTCACGTCGTTCGACGAAACCGCTGATCATCCGGGGTGGGGAACGTCCGGACGAGGAGTTCGGACTGCCGGTTCAGGGCAGCGTGCTGAGCATGCGGAAGATGAACCGGGTCCAGGTGGTCGATGCCGATGCCAGGACTGTGCGGGTGCAGGCGGGGGCGCGACTGTCCGATATCGACCGGACCCTGGGCGCGCACGGGCTAGGGCTGCCCATCGTCGGCGACCATCGCGACATCACCGCGGGCGGCTTCGCGGCGGTGGGCGGGCTGTCGGCGGCCTCGCATCGCTTCGGCATGTTCGCCGACAATGTGGCCGAACTCGAATACGTCGATCAGGACGGGCGTTTCGGCACCTGCGGGCGCACCCACCACGCGGAACGCTTCCGCAAGATCCTGGGCGGCGGCGGGCGCACCGGCATCATCACCGCCCTCACCCTCGAGGTGACCGGCGTGGACAAGGACCGCACCTGGCTCACCACCGACGCGCACCGCTTCCTGGACTTCGACACCTGGGTGGAGCACTCCTTCCGCGAGATCCAGTCCCCCGGCGACGCCATGCTGCAGGTGGGCCGCTGGATCGACACCGCGCCGCTGAAGGTCGCGCGCCCGGTCGGCACCGGCACCGTGCAGCTGGGCACGGTCCGCTTCGGCCAGTGGTCGAGCCTGCACCCCACCACCCCCAACCTGTCGCTGCGCGCCCGCCGCGAGGTCGGCGCGCGAGCCCGGAAGTCGCTGGGCGCCATCGCCGCCTCGGCGGGCGGCCGCGCCGGCATGCCGGTCCGCAATGCGGCCGCGGGCGCGCTCATGTTCGCCCCGAAGGTGCTGACACTGCGCGACGCGGAGTACTTGGCCGACACCGTGATCAGCTCCTCGGAGCGCGGACCGGCCTACCGCATCTCGCTTTTCGCGCCCATGTCGAACTACGCGCGGGTCTTCCACGGCCTGCACGACCTGTTCTCCGGACACCGCGAGCGCACCGGCTGCTTCACCGTCATCTCGGCCATGACCTACGGTGTGCGCTCCCGCTACCTGCGTGAACTCGACGGCGAGGACCACGGCTTCATCACCTTCACCTGCCGCTTGCGCCCGGCGGCGCTGCCCTCGGAACTGTTGCGGGACATCGTGTCCGGAATCGACGAGATCTGTGTCGCCGAACGCGCCCGGCGTTATGACCCGACCGAATAG
- a CDS encoding NADAR family protein, with product MDRAQLTADMAAGARPEFLYFWGHTRTPGHEVGKWVLSQWWPVEFTVDGQCYASAEHFMMAEKARLFGDEPMRTRVLAADTPADAKRLGRAISGFDQDTWEAHRFDIVLRGSIAKFGQHDALRDFLLATTEKVLVEAAPRDTIWGIGLGAENPAAADPAQWRGENLLGFALMDARDALSPARQF from the coding sequence GTGGACAGGGCGCAGCTGACAGCGGATATGGCGGCCGGAGCGAGACCGGAGTTCCTCTACTTCTGGGGGCACACCCGCACCCCCGGCCATGAGGTCGGCAAATGGGTGCTCAGCCAGTGGTGGCCGGTCGAATTCACCGTCGACGGCCAGTGCTACGCCAGCGCAGAACATTTCATGATGGCCGAGAAGGCGCGCCTGTTCGGCGACGAGCCGATGCGCACCCGCGTCCTCGCCGCCGACACCCCCGCGGACGCGAAACGCCTTGGCCGCGCCATCTCCGGCTTCGACCAGGACACCTGGGAAGCCCACCGCTTCGACATCGTCCTGCGCGGCAGCATCGCCAAATTCGGGCAACACGACGCCCTGCGCGACTTCCTGCTCGCCACCACCGAGAAGGTGCTGGTGGAAGCCGCTCCGCGCGACACCATCTGGGGGATCGGCCTGGGCGCGGAAAACCCGGCCGCCGCCGACCCCGCGCAGTGGCGCGGTGAGAACCTGCTCGGCTTCGCCCTGATGGACGCCCGGGACGCGCTGAGTCCCGCCCGCCAGTTCTGA
- a CDS encoding NUDIX hydrolase, translating into METVRGREVYSNRWITLREDVVRQADGEESIYAFIRKADFAIVIPWDGERFHLVEQFRYPLQRRCWEFPGGAVAGESDPVAVARQELREETGLRAGRLTVLGKVAPAPATSTHYGTVVLATELTEGPHEREPSEMDMESGWFSRDQFEDMIREGAIVDAQSVAAYSLLLLHEKASGRPVG; encoded by the coding sequence ATGGAGACTGTGCGGGGTCGTGAGGTGTATTCGAATCGGTGGATCACGCTGCGGGAGGATGTGGTTCGGCAGGCCGACGGGGAGGAGTCGATCTACGCCTTCATCCGGAAGGCGGACTTCGCGATCGTGATTCCGTGGGATGGGGAGCGGTTTCACCTGGTGGAGCAGTTCCGGTATCCGCTGCAGCGCAGGTGCTGGGAGTTTCCGGGTGGGGCGGTGGCGGGGGAGAGCGATCCGGTCGCGGTGGCGCGGCAGGAACTTCGCGAGGAGACGGGTCTGCGGGCAGGGCGGTTGACGGTGCTGGGGAAGGTGGCGCCGGCTCCGGCGACGAGTACGCATTACGGGACCGTGGTGCTGGCTACCGAATTGACCGAGGGGCCGCACGAGCGGGAGCCGTCGGAGATGGACATGGAGTCGGGCTGGTTCAGCCGGGATCAGTTCGAGGACATGATCCGGGAGGGGGCGATCGTGGACGCGCAGAGCGTTGCCGCGTATTCGCTTCTGCTGCTGCACGAAAAGGCGAGCGGGCGTCCAGTCGGATAG
- a CDS encoding DUF1254 domain-containing protein, giving the protein MSDPFAQVSRRRILELGVATAATLGLAACSASDHGSTATTTAASGDPADIAADAYIFGYPLVLSDLIRETAGPANEFVHQNPPTSESKQVVGLNPDTLYSQAWLNLRPEPMVLQVPPIEAGRYWVMQFLDAWTNTVHDPSSTNPRVKNAPPHPPYTYLVTGPGWKGTIPDGMTQLSVPTGTTCLLGRIEYKGAGDVEHARALQQQLKLAPLSVWNSGAAQGGPGAQAAGGGVPAQMVAGMDGPAFFARMCALMELNPPSDDDSDAIKRFATIGVTPGGAPTLPANTLTAAIAAGKAQLAAYRDPHYQQINGWSYNLEVGTYGTDYLLRAQVAVEGPGANLPRDAVYPTVNANAERGSRFRVTFEKNALPPVGAFWSLTAYDAQSYLVQNPAGIYSVGHLIPLTPAADGTVRIAVQNTDPGPAVTAGHWLPIPESGPFSLTMRLYAPKDTVLNGKWEIPKLEQLS; this is encoded by the coding sequence ATGAGCGACCCCTTCGCGCAGGTCTCGCGCCGCCGGATCCTCGAGCTGGGCGTGGCGACCGCGGCGACCCTCGGATTGGCCGCCTGTTCCGCGTCGGACCACGGGTCCACCGCCACCACCACCGCCGCCTCCGGCGATCCCGCCGACATCGCCGCCGACGCCTACATCTTCGGCTACCCGCTGGTCCTGTCAGACCTCATCCGCGAAACTGCCGGCCCGGCAAACGAGTTCGTGCACCAGAACCCGCCGACCTCCGAATCCAAGCAGGTGGTCGGGCTCAACCCGGACACCCTGTACTCGCAGGCCTGGCTGAATCTGCGGCCCGAACCGATGGTGCTGCAGGTGCCCCCGATCGAGGCCGGTCGCTACTGGGTCATGCAGTTCCTCGACGCGTGGACCAACACCGTGCACGACCCCAGCAGCACCAATCCGCGCGTCAAGAACGCGCCCCCACACCCGCCGTACACCTACCTGGTCACCGGACCCGGATGGAAGGGCACCATCCCTGACGGCATGACCCAGTTGTCCGTGCCGACCGGCACCACCTGCCTGCTCGGCCGCATCGAATACAAGGGTGCCGGCGATGTCGAGCATGCGCGCGCGCTCCAGCAGCAGCTGAAGCTGGCCCCGCTCAGTGTCTGGAATTCCGGTGCCGCGCAGGGCGGTCCGGGCGCGCAGGCCGCGGGCGGCGGAGTGCCCGCCCAGATGGTTGCCGGGATGGACGGGCCCGCCTTCTTCGCCCGCATGTGCGCTCTCATGGAACTCAACCCGCCCAGCGATGACGACAGCGATGCCATCAAGCGATTCGCCACCATCGGCGTCACGCCGGGCGGCGCGCCCACCCTGCCCGCGAACACGCTCACCGCCGCCATCGCGGCCGGCAAGGCCCAACTCGCCGCTTACCGGGACCCGCACTACCAGCAGATCAACGGCTGGAGCTACAACCTCGAGGTCGGCACCTACGGCACCGACTATCTACTGCGCGCCCAGGTCGCGGTCGAGGGGCCGGGCGCGAACCTGCCCAGGGACGCGGTGTACCCGACGGTGAACGCGAATGCCGAGCGCGGCAGCCGATTCCGAGTAACCTTCGAGAAGAACGCGTTGCCCCCGGTCGGGGCGTTCTGGTCACTCACCGCCTATGACGCGCAGTCCTATCTCGTGCAGAACCCGGCGGGCATCTACTCGGTGGGGCATCTGATCCCGCTCACCCCGGCCGCCGACGGCACCGTCCGGATCGCGGTGCAGAACACCGATCCCGGGCCCGCGGTGACGGCCGGGCACTGGCTGCCGATCCCGGAGTCCGGACCGTTCTCGCTCACCATGCGGTTGTACGCGCCGAAAGACACCGTGCTGAACGGGAAGTGGGAGATTCCGAAGCTCGAGCAGCTGTCCTGA